A genomic segment from Sparus aurata chromosome 10, fSpaAur1.1, whole genome shotgun sequence encodes:
- the sh3tc1 gene encoding SH3 domain and tetratricopeptide repeat-containing protein 1 isoform X4, with translation MSAGSVQDDGSRGSRWKICENGQQHPEAAEEFKSNAASLKRTLSTCEENVPTALPMLLDVVRGPECLPADEELQEMLRGKLRILQADSIEVSTLFTELSTHLISINSEEKVIFVTFKTSEEIWKFTTYYTIGFLGQCLENLLFDQKYWLSSLEEDITIKVSVQEDTLNLIYKGILMQEGSLFAVCSTNQIFDSSTSGGDLYLEQGDIAQFEPPFLGSGWTVLCLANGARGTAPKPALEPINPFHQWFLKSGAESILVGDGKPACDFPLQFARGTCVATMAYDAEGPDELSVAPAERIIIEGLLVSCFDWFTGRKESTGEVGLVKTSVVKPSTDTCNSADIFLDGEKSTFFSLQEDKVTKETIALLKKKSQNDSGHNYKLDVISYQDFEKQKSLSSSGKVDTKQSDLKRDIQRILDQRKDSDSVLTMNRTLEDSVLTTEAKNPGLPCFTVNPVIEGNDNTENFISLFSFLDGQDYKAEFGILYGLSSEILASSTFTGHSEEDELIAFLGVARETSRKKRLFWSQTRLCFLLGKLCAGRSKFSQARVYFEEALSVPQEGLMDLRLLASIYSNLAAIYLLQKNTQSFFVLIERLVALLLGIPDCLESLEDNFALKYMLKKAILSHNKMAEARACHLLAKHHWARAEGVQAVPYLERLLVLCAEAQSTWSISPSHGYLTLGRLYSELRLPHLTASSARKASLQPSTLTDCLSSMVLALNSLNRLYGITEQEAAVSPQMAPYLHQALSFTQVQVGECDQYHVLRYELTVSLCQIFCKHSMVGQAICCMYTFINNNPQQLTISIRERKSALIWLAWLHIDNNEPDVALDILDSVLASMPEHCTIPQEGVVLNMRGVALRCMGDLRKAAESFQAAVDICREYEDMANWAVAQANQGLLCLKAGAKRLAQSHLTEAVQLFSELDEGHEADFITVLLKLGQHYVKQHQVHYGKACYEWALLLAINANLFDCQLTATRHLCNLYGCDSPDQALCIIYNQYLVKLLRCAGDRGQEGDALKAISQLYLNLGTERAYRAALDYTKGSLGIFIDLGFRKKEAYGWLQAGKIYHLLDQTELVDLYVQVCKIYKTFKTQLTYMLSLELFLNLPVQCLILIETQTPYVALINPVIVQKIVYFRTE, from the exons ATGCTGCAAGTCTGAAGAGAACTCTATCAACATGTGAGGAAAACGTCCCAACAG CTCTGCCCATGCTGTTGGATGTGGTCAGGGGTCCTGAGTGTCTTCCTGCAGACGAGGAGTTGCAGGAAATGCTAAGAGGGAAACTGCGCATTCTGCAAGCTGACAGCATCGAGGTCAGCACTCTATTCACG GAGTTGTCCACTCATCTCATCTCGATTAACAGTGAAGAAAAAGTCATCTTTGTGACTTTCAAAACATCTGAGGAAATTTGGAAGTTCACCACATATTACACCATAG gCTTCCTGGGTCAGTGTTTGGAGAATCTGTTATTTGACCAGAAGTATTGGCTCAGTTCTTTGGAGGAAGATATCACTATTAAAGTTTCGGTTCAGGAGGACACACTTAACCTAATCTACAAAGGCATCCTTATGCAGGAAG GGtctttgtttgctgtttgtAGTACAAACCAGATATTTGACAGCTCAACCTCTGGAGGTGACCTATACCTGGAGCAGGGAGACATAGCCCAGTTTGAGCCTCCCTTCCTGGGCTCAGGGTGGACTGTCCTCTGCCTTGCTAATGGAGCCCGAGGCACTGCACCCAAACCTGCTCTTGAGCCAATCAACCCTTTTCATCA ATGGTTTCTCAAATCTGGTGCAGAGAGCATTTTAGTTGGTGATGGGAAACCTGCCTGTGACTTCCCTCTGCAGTTTG CCAGAGGAACGTGTGTGGCCACAATGGCATATGATGCTGAGGGCCCAGATGAGCTGAGTGTGGCACCAGCTGAACGCATCATCATTGAGGGTCTTCTGGTGTCTTGTTTTGATTGGTTCACAGGAAGGAAGGAGTCCACAGGAGAAGTGGGTCTAGTCAAGACAAGTGTGGTGAAACCATCCACTGATACTTGCAA CTCAGCTGATATTTTTTTGGATGGAGAAAAATCGACATTTTTTAGTTTGCAAGAGGACAAAGTCACAAAGGAAACAATTGCCTTATTGAAGAAGAAATCTCAAAATGACTCTGGTCATAACTACAAACTGG ATGTGATCAGTTACCAAGACTTTGAAAAGCAAAAATCGC TCAGTTCTTCAGGCAAAGTTGATACTAAGCAGTCTGACCTGAAGAGAGATATTCAGAGGATTCTTGATCAAAGAAAAGACTCAGATTCCGTTTTGACCATGAACAGGACCCTAGAGGACTCGGTCTTGACTACAGAGGCAAAAAACCCAGGCCTTCCCTGTTTCACAGTTAACCCAGTCATAGAAGGAAACGACAACACTGAGAACTTCatctcccttttctcttttttggaTGGACAAGACTATAAAGCAGAGTTTGGCATCTTGTATGGACTGAGTTCTGAAATCCttgcctcctccaccttcactgGCCACTCTGAAGAGGATGAGCTGATTGCCTTCCTGGGTGTTGCTCGGGAAACATCCAGGAAGAAACGACTCTTTTGGTCACAGACTCGTTTGTGCTTTCTGTTGGGTAAGCTCTGTGCTGGGAGGTCAAAATTTAGCCAGGCACGGGTTTACTTTGAGGAAGCCCTCAGTGTGCCACAAGAAGGCTTAATGGACCTCAGACTGTTGGCCAGTATCTACTCCAACCTGGCTGCCATATATCTTTTACAGAAAAATACTCAAAGTTTCTTTGTTCTGATAGAGCGACTTGTTGCCTTGCTATTAGGAATCCCAGACTGCCTGGAAAGCCTAGAGGATAATTTTGCTCTTAAATACATGCTCAAAAAAGCTATTCTCTCTCACAACAAAATGGCAGAGGCCCGGGCTTGCCACCTATTAGCAAAGCACCACTGGGCTCGTGCTGAGGGGGTTCAAGCTGTTCCTTATCTTGAGAGACTACTTGTTCTTTGTGCTGAAGCTCAAAGTACTTGGAGTATCTCTCCTAGTCATGGATACTTGACCCTAGGAAGGCTATACAGTGAACTCCGACTACCCCACCTTACTGCCAGTTCAGCCAGGAAAGCTTCTCTGCAGCCATCtacactgactgactgcctTAGCAGCATGGTACTAGCTTTGAACAGCCTCAACAGATTGTACGGGATCACagaacaggaagctgctgtctcACCTCAAATGGCTCCTTATTTACACCAAGCCCTCAGTTTTACCCAAGTCCAAGTAGGAGAATGTGACCAATACCATGTTTTGCGCTATGAGCTGACAGTTTCTCTCTGCCAGATCTTTTGCAAGCACAGCATGGTTGGACAGGCTATCTGCTGTATGTATACTTTTATCAACAACAATCCACAGCAACTCACCATTTCtatcagagaaagaaagagtgcCCTGATCTGGCTGGCATGGCTTCATATTGACAACAATGAGCCAGATGTTGCTTTGGATATCCTGGACTCTGTCCTAGCTTCCATGCCGGAACACTGCACGATTCCTCAGGAAG GTGTGGTCCTCAACATGCGAGGTGTGGCACTTCGATGCATGGGTGACCTCCGGAAGGCAGCAGAGAGCTTCCAGGCTGCTGTTGACATATGCCGAGAATATGAGGACATGGCAAACTGGGCTGTAGCTCAGGCTAACCAAG ggCTATTGTGTCTGAAGGCTGGAGCTAAAAGACTAGCACAGAGTCACCTGACTGAGGCTGTGCAGCTCTTCTCTGAGCTGGATGAAGGTCATGAGGCAGACTTCATTACAGTGCTGCTGAAGCTGGGTCAACACTATGTGAAGCAGCACCAGGTGCACTATGGAAAAGCATGCTACGAATGGGCCCTGCTGCTGGCTATAAATGCCAACCTGTTTGACT GCCAGCTTACTGCAACCAGGCACCTTTGTAATCTGTATGGGTGTGATAGTCCAGACCAGGCCCTGTGTATTATTTACAACCAGTACCTGGTCAAGCTGCTGAGATGtgcaggagacagaggacaggaGGGAGATGCGCTGAAAGCCATCAGCCAGCTCTACCTCAATCTGGGCACAGAACG GGCATACCGGGCAGCTCTTGACTACACCAAGGGCAGTTTGGGTATTTTCATTGACCTAGGCTTCAGAAAGAAGGAGGCATATGGCTGGCTGCAGGCCGGGAAGATCTACCACCTGCTTGACCAGACTGAACTGGTGGACCTATATGTTCAGGTCTGCAAAATTTACAAAACTTTTAAAACTCAACTGACATACATGTTAAGTCTGGAATTATTTCTTAATCTCCCTGTTCAATGTTTAATTCTAATTGAAACTCAAACCCCATATGTGGCCCTGATAAATCCTGTAATAGTACAGAAAATTGTGTATTTCCGCACTGAATGA